The Deinococcota bacterium genome has a window encoding:
- a CDS encoding PIN domain-containing protein: MSNLRLIDTSAWIDFFQNRQPVANVVDAALADGSAAICGMVELEVRQGLRRGEEDVLLLLQSTVRLETGEEDFARTGDTLADLRRKGITLPATDGLIAQIALKYQVPLLENDKHFGSIEGLNQVPWRAS; this comes from the coding sequence TTGAGTAACCTCCGTCTGATCGACACCAGTGCCTGGATCGACTTCTTCCAGAATCGGCAGCCCGTGGCAAACGTGGTCGACGCGGCCCTAGCCGATGGGAGCGCCGCGATTTGCGGCATGGTTGAACTCGAGGTGCGGCAAGGGCTACGGCGTGGTGAAGAGGACGTGCTCTTGCTCCTGCAATCGACCGTGCGGTTAGAGACCGGTGAAGAAGACTTTGCGCGGACGGGTGACACCTTGGCGGACCTGAGACGTAAGGGAATCACTCTGCCCGCAACCGACGGCTTGATTGCACAGATAGCTCTCAAATACCAGGTTCCCCTGCTCGAAAACGACAAGCACTTTGGCAGTATCGAGGGATTAAACCAAGTACCCTGGCGCGCCTCATGA
- a CDS encoding type II toxin-antitoxin system VapB family antitoxin, producing MRTTVTLGDEMMRELLDATGTDNMTQAVYTAVAEFLRRRRLERLRALRGKVDILSNDEIEAAELRELEAVLE from the coding sequence ATGAGAACAACCGTGACGCTTGGTGATGAGATGATGCGAGAACTACTCGACGCTACCGGGACTGACAACATGACGCAAGCAGTCTATACGGCAGTAGCTGAGTTTTTGAGAAGGCGTCGGCTCGAGCGTCTCAGAGCCCTCAGGGGCAAGGTAGATATTCTCTCCAACGACGAGATCGAGGCGGCCGAACTACGCGAGCTGGAAGCCGTGCTTGAGTAA